AAGTCCCGGATGCGGTCCTCGATCTTTGTCATCATCGCCACCCCGTCGTCGATCGGCTCCGCGTCGATCCAGTGCGCGGCCAGCGGGAGCATCCGCACGACCTCCGCCCATTTCGCGGGGTCCATCACGGCGCGCATGGCCGCATCCTTGGAGCTGGCGATCAGCGTCACCGACCAGGTGCCGTTGTCCGCGGGGAGCGTCAGAACACTGATGCTGCCGTAGTCCTGCTTCAGCGACCCGAGCATGAACGGAAGAGACCCGTCGCCGGAACGGAAATGCCGCCCGTAGTAGATGAACCCGGAGTCCTCCAGTGCTTCGCTCGCGCCGCCGGCTCCGATGTCCGACAGCCAGCGAAGCAGCGGAGAGCGCCTGCCGGTGGCGTCGACCACCAGGTCGGCTTCGATCCGCTCACCGTCCTCGAGCTCGACCCCCGTCACGTGCGGCGCGCCACCGCCGGCGGAAGGCGAGGCCAGCAGGCCGGCGACGGCGGCGCCCCGGCGTACGGTCACCCCCGGTGTCTCCTCGGCGACACTGGCGGTGACAGCCTCGACCACCGTGCGCCGACCGGTGATGCAGTCGAACCGGTCATCGCCTTCCCGGACGCCGCCCTTCATCTCGTCGGGGATGTTGGCGACAATGTTGTAACGGCATGCGCCGGCAGCCGTCAGCGCGGCGGCCAGCTCCGGCAGCTCCGCCTCGGCGAGCGAGCGGAACCGCGCGAGGAAGAAGTGGGCGAGACGGAGTTGGTTGACTCCCCGCCGCTCCCAGGATTCCCAGGCCAGGGACGGATCAGGCGGCTCGGCCGGGTCGCGCTCGACGACCAGCACCTCGTGCCCGTCCTGGGCCAGCAGCATGGCGGAGCACAGCCCCATCATTCCGGCCCCAGTCACCAGGACTTTCATGGTGCAAGAGGCTAAACGGCGCTGCCCGCGATGACCAGGCAAAAGACACGATCAGCCACCTTCCCCGTGGCTCAGTCGGCCGGAGTGAACGCCGGCTCTGGCTGAGAATCCGGCTGCCGGGAGCGCACCCGCGGAATCAGGCTGGCGACCGCCACGCCGACGAGGCTGAGCACGGCAGCGACCAGGAACGCACGGTCGTAGCCGGAGGTCAGCGCCTGCTTGACCCCGCGGCTGTGCGCCTCCTGCGCGGCGCGGCTGCTGGCGATGGTCGCGAGCGCAGCGAGGCCGATCGACCCGCCCACCTGGCGCGACGTGTTCAACAAACCTGACGCCAGTCCAGCCATGTGCACCGGCACGCCACCCGTTGCCGTCTGCGCCAGCGGGGTGAACGACAACCCCATCCCGAGCGACGTCAGCAACGTCCCCGGCAGGACACCGAGCACGTAGCTGCTCGAGGCGTGCAACTGCGCGATCCACAAGTACCCGCCGGCGGCTAACACCAGCCCGCCGATGAGCACTGCCGGCGGACCGAAACGACCCACCAACCTGATGCTCGACTGCGCGCCCACCACGATCGCAGCCGCCATCGGGACGAAGAGCAGGCCCGCCTTCAGCGGCCCGTAGCCGTGCACGACCTGCAGGTACAGCGTCAGGAAGTACCACATAGAGAAGAAGCACGCTCCGACCACGAGCATGGTCAGGTTGGCGACGCTCAAAGCGCGCGACCGGAAGAGCGACAGCGGCATCAGCGGTGCGGACGCCACGCGAACCTGGATGAAGACGAACACGCCGATCAACGCTGCAGCCGCAGCGAGCAGCAGGATCGTCCGTGCTGAACCCCAGGGGTGTGTGTCGGTGCTGACGATCGCGTACACCAGCAGCGCCAAGCCGCCGGTTGCAGTGACGGCGCCGGCTATGTCGAGGCGCCCGCCGGCGAGCCGGCGCTCCTCCGTCAGCACCAGGATGGTGAGGACGACCGCGAGCGCACCGATAGGTAGGTTGACGAAGAAGACCCACCGCCAGTTGAGGTAACCGGTCAACAACCCGCCGAAGATCGCGCCCGCCGCCCCGCCGGCGCCGCCGACAGAACTCCAGATGCCGAGAGCTTTGGTGCGCGACAGCCCGTCTTTGAACGTGGTGGTGATGATGGTCAGCGTCGCGGGGGAGAGGATCGCGCCGCCGAGCCCCTGCACCGCCCGGGCTGCCGTCAGCTCGCCGGACGTCTGCGCGATGCCCGCAGCGAGGCTGGCGAGGGTGAACACCCCGAGGCCGGCGAGGAACACCTTCTTGCGCCCGAAGATGTCGGCCGCGCGACCGCCCAGCAGCAGGAAGCCGGCGAAGGTGAGGACGTACGCGTTGACGACCCACTGCAACCCGATGGACGAATAGTGCAGCTCGCGGCCGATCGGGGGAAGGGCGACGTTGACGATCGACACGTCGAGCACGACCATGAACTGGGCCAGGCAGGCGAGCGCCAGGACTGTGTTGTCTGAGCCGTGTCGGGAGCGCAGCCTCGGCATGCGGCGCAGGATACCGGGATCAGTCCTCGGCGAGGATCTGGTAGAGCGACTGCCGGGCCTGGCGCAGCACGGCGGCTGCCCTGTCCACCTGGTCGGCCGTTCCCGACGTCGCGACCTGGCGGGCGGCCATGTGCAGCTGCACCATCGCGTTGCGCGCGGCGAGGCGGCCGCCCATCTCCTGGTTGTCCCAGTCACGGTCTTCGCCACCCGATTGCTCGGCTTCGGTGCGGCCCTCGTCGGTGAGCTCGTAGGTGCGCCGGCCGTCCTGCTCGGACGCCCGGACCAGGCCGGCGTCCTCGAGCATCTGCAGGGTGGGGTACACCGACCCCGGGCTCGGGCGCCACATGCCGCCACTCTTCTCCTCGAGCCGGCGGATCACCTCGTAGCCGTGTGCCGGCCCGTCGACCAGAGCGGAAAGCACCTCTGCTTTGACGTCGCCCCGGCGCATCCTGCGGCCGCCACCGCCCCACGCCCTCTCGAAGAATCGCTGCTCCACTACATCGCCCAGCCGGAAATCGGCCCAAGGCGGACCTCCATGCCGGTGGGACCTGGGTCCTCCATGCCTGCCCATGCTGCATACCTCCTGATCATGACGAGCCGATATTCAGTATCGACTGTCGCCATCATATCGCGATATATCGTTAACGGTTGCTGTTCTTCGGGTCCGGGGGTAGGTTCGGGGCGATGGATGCCGCCGGCGTGGTCACGGACTTCCTGAAGCTGCTCGAGGTGCGCGACGTGGACGCGGCCTGCGACCTTCTGGCGGACGACGTCGAATATATGAACGTGTCGCTGCCGACGATCCACGGCCGGGAGCGGGTGCGGCGGATCTTCACGCGGATGATGGCCCGCAGGTCCGCCGGCTTCGAGGTCTACTTCCACAACGTCGCCGTCGACGGCACGTCTGTGCTGACGGAGCGGACCGACGTGCTCATCTTCGGGCCCGTCAGGGTGCAGATCTGGGTGTGGGGCCACTTCGACGTCGCCGCCGGGCAGATCACCGTGTGGAAGGACTACTTCGACTGGTGGAACGTGGCGGCCGCGACCGTGAGGGGGTTGGTCGGGGCGGTGGTGCCGTCGTTGAGGCCGAGGCCGCCAGTTTTGACGGTCTAGGGAAGGCCGGAGGCGAAGCTCTCGATGAGGCGGGCCAGCTCCACGGGCTGATCTCCTTGGACGCTGTGGCCCGCGTCGACGTGCTCGATCCGCGCGTGAGGCACCCGGCGCGCAAGCTCGGCCTCGTCCGCATCGTCGACCACCGACTGAGGCCTCGTACCCCGCACGAGCATCAGCGGGACCTTGATCTCTGCGAGGGCGTCCCACAGCTCCTTGAAGGTCGCGAACCTGGTTGTGTCGTCCGGTGGTGGTTGAACGCTGCGGTGGCGCGCGTAGCGCCAGACCCAGCTTCCGTCCTCGCGCTGCTCGGCGTTGTGCAGGATCACGCGCCGCAGCGACGCCACGCTGCGGGTCGGGTTGTGCTCGATCGTGCGGGCGAGGATGGCATCGAAGTCGGGAAAGCTCTCCGGGCCGTTCACGAAGGCCGTGATCGCCTGTGACTTCTGGTTGTTCACACCTGGAGTGATGTCGACGAGCACCACGGAGCGCACCAGCTCCGGATGGTGGTGGGCGAGCGCGATGGTGGTGAGGCCACCGAGCGACATGCCCACGACTGTCTTCGCTCGCGGGGCGAGCTCGCGTATGACCTTCGCGACGTCCTCGGCGTTGTCGTGGAGGTCGAGGTAGCCCTTCGCGCCGCCATCGGAGTGCCCGTGTCCGGGCAGGTCGATCGCCAGCGCCGGCCGGTCGAGAGCGAGCAGGACCGTGTCCCAGGTGTGGGCGTTCTGCGCGCCGCCGTGGAGAAACACGACCTCCGGTGCTCTCGTGCCCCAGATCAGGCAGCTGAGCGCGCGGCCGTCTCCGAGTTCGACGCGCTCGCGCCTCACCGCCGGCGGGCCGGGGTAGGCGATGCCGTGCTCCTCGGCGTTCTCGTGGAACATCGCGAACTCGTCGTAAGGGACCATCCGGGTCATGCCGGGGAAACCTACAGGGCGTGGTGGGTTCGGTGCCGGGCGACCCAGAACGGCGAGTCGAGGAGGAGTAGCAGGATCAGCGCTACGCCGGCGGCGCTGACGATGTACCACGGCCACGGCCCGAGAACCTTGAGCAGCGTCCACTCCGAAGGTGGCCGGCGGAGGAACATGTAGTCGGCTCCAGTCGTTGCGTCGACGACGCCGATGAAGGCTGTGTACATGGCAGTGATCGCGAACACGCGGAGGACCGACCCCGGACGCGGCACGTACCGCAGGCCGATCACGAGGAACAGCGCGACGACCACGATCCCGACGTGGCCGACGAGGTACTCGATGAACGCGAGATGCGGGAAGGGAGTGGTCACGTCCGGCGTGGCCACCGCCTGGAGGGTGCCGGCCAATCCCCAGAAGTAGGTCAGCTCGACGAGGGTGGGGCGCGGCCACCAGCAGGCCGCCGCGGCGACGAGGGCGGCGACGTCGCACAGCGCGAGCGGGAGCGAGGTTGACGGCGACCAACCCGAGATGCTCTTCCCGGTCGTGTACATGACGGCGTCGGCCGCCAGAATGAGGCCCAGCACGCGAGCGGCGGTCTTTGTCCAAGGACCGGGCCGCCGTCGTGCCTCGGAACAGAGCAGAGCGCAGCCGGCTGCAGCGACGACGACAGCGGCCCAATACGCCCCCGGTGACACGATGGCGAGCATCTAGGTACCAGCCTCGCGCGGGAGTAGGTTCAAGTCATGGCGTTGGCACGCCTCTTCGCCGCGTGACGGGCTCCCCGGCCCCGGTCATCATCTGAGGACCAGGTGATCATCTGACGATCAGTGCGATGCCGAGAGCGCACGTCGACCACGACAGCGCGACCAGCGCTCGCTCGATCGGCCGCAGGATCGTGTCGCGCGTGATCGCGGTGCTCGATCCGTCCTGGTAGGTCTTCTGGCCGGCGACCCCAACGACGCGCCGCCGCACCTCCCGAGCCTCACTACTCAGGTGCCGTTGCGCGCGTGAGAGGCCGAACGCGTAGACCGCAGCGAGGACGGCAGCCGCGCTCATCGTGCGGGCCTGCGCGTAGTACGCGGTGAGTACCGGGAAGGAGCCCCAGGCGAGCGCGAAGGTGGCGTCGTTGTGCAAGCGGCCACCGGCGAGCTCGAGGTTGTAGGCGAGGACGAGCGCCGCGCCGACCGCGATGAAGATTACGAGCCCCCAGCCGACGCGGTCTATCCCGACGACGCCGAGGACGATCGCCCCGGCGAGCGCGGCTCCCGAAACCGTGGCGAGGGTGCGGGAGGGGATCGTGGTCCCCAGCGGCCTGCCGTGCAGCTCGTCGAGGCCGTGCGCCGCGACCCCGACGGCGAGCGCGAACGCCAGGAGAGTGGCCAGCAGCCGCTCGACCGAAAGGTTGGCCGCGAGGCCGGCGCCGACGAGCACGTAGCCGAGGTGCCACGCGGTGTAGGGCGGGTGCAGGACGCTGATCCAGTCCCTCCCCGGTCCCGCAGCGACCGCGTACCAGGCGGGCCGGACGGCGGGCTCATCCATCGCGGTCAGCCATCGCGGTCATCCACCTGGACGCGGCTGCTTCCGGCCGTGCATGACCAGGCCGCCGCCGAGGCTCATGAGCTTCACGTGCACGTCGGGGATGCCGGCCTGGTTCCAGGCTTGGACGTGCCACTCGAGCGGCCAGCTCTTGTAGTGGTCGGAGATCGACGGCCCGAGGAAGCGCCCCACCTCGAACCACTCGCGGCCGCCGGTGACGAAGCCCGCCGCCGGCAGCACCACCCGGGTGTAGAGCACCCAGAGCGGATGCCAGATCGGCGAAGGCGGCACGTGGAACTCGAGGTTGGCGAGGGTGCCCCCCGGCTTGAGCACCCGCGCCAGCTCGCCGACAGCGGCGGCAGGATCGTCGACATAACGAAGCAGATACGTGAAGGTCACCGCATCGAAGCACTCGTCCGGGAACGGCAGTTGCTCGCCGCGACCGATCAGCAGCGATATCCGCGCGGCGTAGGGGCTGGCGCCGACGTTGGCCGCTCCAGCTCTGAGCATCTCGGGCGTGAGGTCGATACCGGTGACCCACGCGCCTGTCCGCTCCGCCAACTCCAGCGCGACACCCGCCGGCCCCGTGGCGACATCGAGGACCGTCCCCGGCGAGGATGCGACTACTGCGTCGACCATGGCGCGGCGCCACCGGCGGTTCTGGCCGAGGGAGAGGATCTCGGCCAGCCGGTTGTACCTGTCCGGCAGTCCGTCGAAAAGCTCTCTCGCGACGTGATTGGGCTCGAGCCGCGAGTCCCCCGTGTGCATGGGGCTTGTCTGCATGGGGCGCTCCTCTGTGAGAATCTCAACTGTGAGGTGCCTGGGTTTGCTTGACAGCGAGAGTAGGTGACCGCCGACCACTACGACGCGCTGGTCGTCGGCGCCGGCCCGGCAGGCAGCATCGCCGCCCTCGTCCTCGCCCGCGCCGGCGCCAGGGTGGCCCTGGTCGACAAGGCGCGGTTCCCGAGGGACAAGGCATGCGGGGATCTCGTCGGCCCCCGAGGTGTGCAGACCCTCACCGATCTCGGCATCGAAGTCGCAGGGCCGCGGGTCGGGGACATGGAGGTCGTCGGGCCGTCGGGGCGGCAGGTGCTGCTGCGCGCCTTTCCCGGCTTGACCTACCCGGGACACGCCTTGGTGGTTCCCCGCGTCGAGTTCGACGACCAGTTGCGGCAGGCGGCGATCACAGCCGGCGCCGCGCAAGTTGCCGGCCGGGCTTCATCCCCGTTGTTCGGCGAATCGGGGGAGCTTCGAGGGTTCTCCGTGGACGCGGAAGACACCTCAGGGGCGGGGAAAGACCGGCCCTTGCGCTTAACGGCCGACGTGGTGGTCGGAGCGGACGGCGCCACGAGCCGGGTCGCCGCCGCGGCCGGACTCGTCAACGAACGGCAGGTGTTGTGGGGCTTCGCCGTGCGCAGCTACGGGGTCGTCGACCCGCCGCCGCCCTTGCCGCGGATCTACTTCTGGGAGCCGCAGCGCTGGTCGGGCTACCCGGGATACGGGTGGGTGTTCCCGGGGTCGGGTGGGACCTTCAACGCCGGTGTCGGGGTCGGCGCCCGAGGTGACCGGCGGGTCGGGATGCGCGCGTCCAAGGACCTCCCGGCGTTCCTCGCGTCGGCGGGCATCGACCCGGGCCGCGCCGGCCGGCCTC
This region of Acidimicrobiales bacterium genomic DNA includes:
- a CDS encoding tryptophan 7-halogenase; its protein translation is MKVLVTGAGMMGLCSAMLLAQDGHEVLVVERDPAEPPDPSLAWESWERRGVNQLRLAHFFLARFRSLAEAELPELAAALTAAGACRYNIVANIPDEMKGGVREGDDRFDCITGRRTVVEAVTASVAEETPGVTVRRGAAVAGLLASPSAGGGAPHVTGVELEDGERIEADLVVDATGRRSPLLRWLSDIGAGGASEALEDSGFIYYGRHFRSGDGSLPFMLGSLKQDYGSISVLTLPADNGTWSVTLIASSKDAAMRAVMDPAKWAEVVRMLPLAAHWIDAEPIDDGVAMMTKIEDRIRDFAPGGHPVVTGLLPVADSWSCTNPSLGRGVSIGMTHAVELRDLVRRSGDLDPVKLAAEWSEVTKSELQPWYDATVRYDRHRLDQIHALIDGRPYETDDEEWLGTRRLETSGLLDGDLLRANIDVAMCLRRIDEVLADPVVAGKLEGVAAGQGGAQLGPNRSQVLEVLG
- a CDS encoding MFS transporter, with the translated sequence MPRLRSRHGSDNTVLALACLAQFMVVLDVSIVNVALPPIGRELHYSSIGLQWVVNAYVLTFAGFLLLGGRAADIFGRKKVFLAGLGVFTLASLAAGIAQTSGELTAARAVQGLGGAILSPATLTIITTTFKDGLSRTKALGIWSSVGGAGGAAGAIFGGLLTGYLNWRWVFFVNLPIGALAVVLTILVLTEERRLAGGRLDIAGAVTATGGLALLVYAIVSTDTHPWGSARTILLLAAAAALIGVFVFIQVRVASAPLMPLSLFRSRALSVANLTMLVVGACFFSMWYFLTLYLQVVHGYGPLKAGLLFVPMAAAIVVGAQSSIRLVGRFGPPAVLIGGLVLAAGGYLWIAQLHASSSYVLGVLPGTLLTSLGMGLSFTPLAQTATGGVPVHMAGLASGLLNTSRQVGGSIGLAALATIASSRAAQEAHSRGVKQALTSGYDRAFLVAAVLSLVGVAVASLIPRVRSRQPDSQPEPAFTPAD
- a CDS encoding PadR family transcriptional regulator produces the protein MGRHGGPRSHRHGGPPWADFRLGDVVEQRFFERAWGGGGRRMRRGDVKAEVLSALVDGPAHGYEVIRRLEEKSGGMWRPSPGSVYPTLQMLEDAGLVRASEQDGRRTYELTDEGRTEAEQSGGEDRDWDNQEMGGRLAARNAMVQLHMAARQVATSGTADQVDRAAAVLRQARQSLYQILAED
- a CDS encoding limonene-1,2-epoxide hydrolase family protein, which codes for MLFFGSGGRFGAMDAAGVVTDFLKLLEVRDVDAACDLLADDVEYMNVSLPTIHGRERVRRIFTRMMARRSAGFEVYFHNVAVDGTSVLTERTDVLIFGPVRVQIWVWGHFDVAAGQITVWKDYFDWWNVAAATVRGLVGAVVPSLRPRPPVLTV
- a CDS encoding alpha/beta hydrolase — encoded protein: MTRMVPYDEFAMFHENAEEHGIAYPGPPAVRRERVELGDGRALSCLIWGTRAPEVVFLHGGAQNAHTWDTVLLALDRPALAIDLPGHGHSDGGAKGYLDLHDNAEDVAKVIRELAPRAKTVVGMSLGGLTTIALAHHHPELVRSVVLVDITPGVNNQKSQAITAFVNGPESFPDFDAILARTIEHNPTRSVASLRRVILHNAEQREDGSWVWRYARHRSVQPPPDDTTRFATFKELWDALAEIKVPLMLVRGTRPQSVVDDADEAELARRVPHARIEHVDAGHSVQGDQPVELARLIESFASGLP
- a CDS encoding TIGR02206 family membrane protein, which translates into the protein MLAIVSPGAYWAAVVVAAAGCALLCSEARRRPGPWTKTAARVLGLILAADAVMYTTGKSISGWSPSTSLPLALCDVAALVAAAACWWPRPTLVELTYFWGLAGTLQAVATPDVTTPFPHLAFIEYLVGHVGIVVVALFLVIGLRYVPRPGSVLRVFAITAMYTAFIGVVDATTGADYMFLRRPPSEWTLLKVLGPWPWYIVSAAGVALILLLLLDSPFWVARHRTHHAL
- a CDS encoding class I SAM-dependent methyltransferase, producing the protein MQTSPMHTGDSRLEPNHVARELFDGLPDRYNRLAEILSLGQNRRWRRAMVDAVVASSPGTVLDVATGPAGVALELAERTGAWVTGIDLTPEMLRAGAANVGASPYAARISLLIGRGEQLPFPDECFDAVTFTYLLRYVDDPAAAVGELARVLKPGGTLANLEFHVPPSPIWHPLWVLYTRVVLPAAGFVTGGREWFEVGRFLGPSISDHYKSWPLEWHVQAWNQAGIPDVHVKLMSLGGGLVMHGRKQPRPGG
- a CDS encoding geranylgeranyl reductase family protein, yielding MTADHYDALVVGAGPAGSIAALVLARAGARVALVDKARFPRDKACGDLVGPRGVQTLTDLGIEVAGPRVGDMEVVGPSGRQVLLRAFPGLTYPGHALVVPRVEFDDQLRQAAITAGAAQVAGRASSPLFGESGELRGFSVDAEDTSGAGKDRPLRLTADVVVGADGATSRVAAAAGLVNERQVLWGFAVRSYGVVDPPPPLPRIYFWEPQRWSGYPGYGWVFPGSGGTFNAGVGVGARGDRRVGMRASKDLPAFLASAGIDPGRAGRPLGGWLKMGMTGTIPAGGRTLLVGDAAGLVNSLQGEGISQALGSGRCAAEAILSAGPGGAARVYKADLARLYAPYACATAPITAWMLRHHRAVSGLGRVLTNPAAAAILAGGWSVYWNDLLDGASPGRARRTAAVAARAAGLLTARASDRRCVLESLESSAAGGQLCPEPGDGGLDDTVVTPSQEGVRQTGGDPHR